A single genomic interval of Candidatus Methanomethylicota archaeon harbors:
- a CDS encoding MarR family transcriptional regulator translates to MRISLKDLAVSILLLISSFILVNKLLNPTPIQIIVSSEGQPIVVREFVTYTLIDVIVVVASTIIVCMTSFYILFSTRLEGKALNPSNSIESDIKFALRLLEGDQKKIFLLIVESGGSILQSEIVEKSGFSNAKVTRILSELESKGLIIKRRYGMTNKIEINREMRTAK, encoded by the coding sequence ATGAGAATTAGCTTGAAGGATTTGGCTGTAAGCATTCTCTTGCTCATATCCTCATTTATTCTAGTTAACAAATTGCTGAATCCAACACCTATACAGATAATTGTGAGTAGCGAGGGTCAACCTATAGTGGTTAGGGAATTTGTGACTTATACTCTAATTGATGTCATTGTGGTTGTTGCATCCACGATTATAGTTTGCATGACCTCCTTTTACATACTATTCTCAACACGTTTGGAGGGGAAAGCATTAAACCCCTCTAACTCCATAGAATCCGACATTAAATTTGCATTACGTCTTTTAGAGGGGGATCAGAAGAAGATTTTCCTCTTAATTGTTGAGTCTGGTGGTAGCATTCTGCAGAGTGAGATAGTTGAGAAAAGTGGATTCTCCAACGCTAAAGTTACGAGAATTTTAAGTGAACTTGAATCTAAAGGGCTTATAATTAAACGTAGGTATGGTATGACGAATAAAATTGAAATTAATAGGGAGATGCGAACTGCAAAGTAG
- a CDS encoding zinc metalloprotease HtpX, whose product MMGRVILLFGIMTGLLMLVGYAIGSLFGSPLTAVELSLAMALFMNLITYLYSDKIVLSMCGARIVSEAEYPRLHRIVERVANAANIPKPKVAVIDSNAPNAFATGRGPGRSVVAVTRGLMSILNEDEIEAVIGHEITHIKNRDILVSTIAATLAGAISYLAFLGRWGILWGAGERRRDEGSIVAALLAAILAPIAATLVQLAISREREYGADEGGAKITGKPMSLANALIKISGAKNAGLTLNVNPSTSHMWIVNPLRGSTLEELFSTHPPVEKRVERLKKIAREMGIYYM is encoded by the coding sequence ATGATGGGTAGAGTCATACTGCTCTTTGGGATAATGACTGGGCTCTTAATGCTTGTGGGTTACGCCATAGGCTCACTATTTGGAAGCCCATTAACTGCTGTTGAATTATCCCTAGCTATGGCTCTATTCATGAATCTAATCACATACCTATACTCAGATAAAATCGTCTTAAGCATGTGTGGAGCTAGAATAGTTAGTGAAGCAGAATATCCACGTTTACACAGGATAGTTGAACGTGTAGCCAATGCGGCAAACATACCAAAACCAAAAGTTGCAGTAATAGATAGTAATGCCCCAAATGCCTTTGCAACTGGTAGGGGTCCTGGGAGAAGCGTTGTAGCTGTAACCAGGGGGTTAATGTCAATACTAAATGAAGATGAAATTGAAGCGGTAATAGGGCATGAGATAACGCACATCAAGAATAGGGATATACTTGTATCAACAATTGCTGCAACCCTTGCTGGCGCAATAAGCTACCTAGCATTCCTCGGAAGATGGGGGATATTATGGGGGGCTGGTGAACGTAGGAGGGATGAGGGATCCATAGTGGCTGCATTGTTGGCAGCAATACTAGCCCCAATAGCTGCAACACTAGTGCAATTGGCAATATCCCGTGAGAGGGAGTATGGAGCCGATGAGGGTGGAGCGAAGATCACAGGTAAACCCATGAGCTTAGCCAACGCCCTAATAAAGATCAGTGGAGCCAAGAATGCTGGATTAACATTAAATGTGAATCCATCAACATCCCACATGTGGATAGTAAACCCACTGAGAGGGTCAACTCTAGAAGAACTATTCTCAACACATCCACCAGTGGAGAAGAGGGTTGAAAGATTAAAGAAGATTGCCAGGGAAATGGGAATATACTACATGTAA
- the tpiA gene encoding triose-phosphate isomerase: protein MKFLKPPIITLNFKCFLEATGDGAVRLSKIAEKVSNETGVSIVVCPQHTDLYRVASSVDIPVFSQHVDPITPGSWTGHILPEAVKAAGASGTLLNHSEFRLKLSDIEFALSRINEVGLIALVCANNVRVASSLAHLKPWGVAVEPPELIGTGMAVSKVKPEVVSNAVSEVKGVSRDVLVFCGAGISTAEDAYIAFKLGVEGILLASAYVKAKDPESFLRSLCEASLKGLQR from the coding sequence ATGAAGTTTTTGAAACCTCCAATAATAACCTTAAACTTCAAATGTTTTTTAGAGGCTACTGGTGATGGTGCAGTAAGGCTTTCAAAGATTGCAGAGAAGGTTTCCAATGAGACTGGTGTTAGCATAGTGGTATGCCCACAACATACAGACCTCTATAGGGTTGCAAGTTCAGTTGATATTCCAGTATTCTCACAGCATGTAGACCCCATAACTCCTGGCTCTTGGACTGGTCACATCCTCCCGGAGGCAGTTAAGGCTGCAGGGGCGTCTGGCACACTTCTGAATCACTCGGAATTTAGACTTAAATTGTCAGATATAGAGTTTGCATTGTCTAGGATTAATGAAGTTGGATTGATTGCCCTCGTATGTGCTAACAATGTTAGGGTTGCTTCATCATTGGCCCATCTTAAACCTTGGGGTGTAGCTGTGGAACCTCCTGAACTAATTGGTACTGGTATGGCTGTGAGTAAGGTTAAACCTGAAGTTGTCTCCAACGCTGTCAGCGAGGTTAAGGGGGTTTCTAGGGATGTACTCGTATTTTGTGGTGCTGGGATATCCACAGCTGAAGATGCATACATAGCCTTTAAATTGGGGGTTGAAGGCATACTACTTGCCTCAGCTTACGTTAAAGCTAAAGATCCTGAATCCTTCCTAAGATCACTCTGTGAAGCCTCCCTAAAGGGGTTACAACGCTAA
- a CDS encoding copper-translocating P-type ATPase, with product MCGHHHHHVMDFKRRFTLSVLLTIPLLFLSESIYSFFGIEFSIPYGAFLSLMLSTVIFFYGGFPFLSGLVYEVRVRRPGMMTLVGFAITIAFAYSVLTVFSGGGFFLELATLIDIMLLGHWVEARSVMGASMALEGLAKLMPKYAHLIVDGDVKDVSVSDLRVGDIVLVKPGEKIPCDGVVVEGESHVDEALLTGESKPVHKGVGDRVIGGSINGDGVLKVRVDKSGDETYLAQVIRLVKQAQESKTRIQDIADKAAALLFYISLAAGVITFLYWYPVSGVYAALSRTVTVLVIACPHALGLAIPLVVALTTSITAKMGILIRDRMALELARNIDTVVFDKTGTLTLGELKVTRVISYIDLDELVSLTASLESNSEHTIAKAIVEYAKSIDVGLRRVEEFKSIPGRGVYGRIDDREVYVGGWNLIKELKIPIKDDVVKEVSGRGETLVFTVVDGALAGVFALSDVIRPESYEAVKALKDMGVNVYMITGDSEDVAKWVAEELNIDRYFANVLPHEKAEKVRDLMRMGYRVAMVGDGVNDAPALASAQVGIAIGAGTDVAIESANIILVGNDPRGVVKVLEIAKKSYSKMIQNLWWAAGYNAITIPMAAGVLSNLGLTIPPAIGAIIMSVSDVIVTLNSSTLRRYEPKIPEYMEKHITIDPVCGMEVDPSQAYGKIEYKGITIYFCSQECQEKFKRNPEKYFSKLLKNESQA from the coding sequence ATGTGTGGACATCACCATCATCATGTAATGGATTTCAAGAGGAGGTTTACGTTATCTGTTTTGCTAACAATCCCCCTCCTATTCCTCTCAGAATCCATTTACAGCTTCTTCGGTATTGAATTCTCAATCCCTTATGGTGCTTTCCTCTCACTAATGCTTTCCACAGTAATATTCTTTTATGGTGGGTTTCCATTCTTATCCGGTTTGGTTTATGAGGTTAGGGTTCGCCGCCCTGGTATGATGACCCTTGTGGGTTTCGCCATAACCATAGCCTTTGCATATTCTGTTTTAACTGTTTTTAGTGGTGGAGGATTCTTCCTCGAGCTTGCCACATTGATTGATATTATGCTTTTAGGACATTGGGTTGAAGCTAGGAGTGTTATGGGTGCTTCCATGGCTTTGGAGGGGCTTGCAAAACTTATGCCTAAATATGCCCATTTAATTGTTGATGGTGATGTTAAGGATGTTTCAGTTTCAGATTTGAGGGTTGGAGATATTGTGCTGGTTAAGCCTGGTGAGAAGATTCCATGTGATGGTGTTGTGGTTGAGGGGGAGAGTCATGTTGATGAAGCTCTCTTGACAGGTGAATCTAAACCAGTCCATAAGGGGGTTGGTGATAGGGTTATTGGTGGTTCAATTAATGGTGATGGCGTTTTAAAGGTTAGGGTGGATAAGTCTGGGGATGAAACATACTTAGCGCAAGTCATAAGGCTAGTTAAGCAAGCTCAAGAAAGTAAAACAAGAATTCAAGATATCGCTGATAAAGCAGCTGCACTACTATTCTACATATCCCTCGCTGCTGGGGTAATAACATTCCTATACTGGTATCCAGTAAGTGGAGTTTACGCAGCTCTATCGAGAACAGTCACGGTTCTGGTGATAGCTTGTCCACATGCATTAGGCTTAGCAATCCCCCTCGTGGTAGCCCTCACAACATCCATAACTGCGAAGATGGGTATCCTAATTAGGGATAGGATGGCTCTTGAACTTGCAAGGAACATTGACACTGTAGTTTTTGATAAGACTGGAACATTAACTCTTGGTGAATTGAAGGTTACAAGAGTTATTTCATATATTGATTTAGATGAACTTGTAAGTTTAACTGCAAGTTTAGAATCAAATTCTGAGCATACAATTGCAAAGGCCATTGTAGAGTATGCTAAATCAATTGATGTAGGTTTAAGGAGGGTTGAAGAGTTTAAATCCATTCCTGGAAGGGGGGTTTACGGTAGAATTGATGATAGGGAGGTTTACGTTGGAGGTTGGAATCTAATCAAAGAGCTCAAAATTCCAATTAAAGATGATGTGGTTAAGGAAGTTAGTGGGAGAGGCGAAACATTAGTATTCACAGTGGTTGATGGGGCTTTAGCCGGTGTATTTGCATTATCAGATGTCATAAGACCCGAATCCTATGAAGCTGTTAAAGCACTTAAAGATATGGGTGTAAACGTTTATATGATTACAGGGGATTCCGAGGATGTGGCTAAATGGGTTGCTGAAGAGCTTAACATAGATAGATACTTTGCAAATGTACTTCCACATGAAAAAGCTGAAAAAGTTAGGGATTTAATGCGTATGGGTTATAGAGTTGCAATGGTTGGAGATGGAGTAAATGATGCCCCTGCATTAGCTTCAGCTCAAGTTGGAATAGCAATTGGAGCTGGAACTGATGTGGCAATTGAGAGTGCCAATATAATATTGGTGGGTAATGATCCTAGGGGAGTGGTCAAAGTACTTGAAATAGCTAAGAAATCGTATTCAAAGATGATTCAAAACCTATGGTGGGCTGCGGGATACAATGCAATCACAATACCCATGGCGGCTGGAGTTCTATCAAACTTAGGCTTAACAATTCCACCAGCCATTGGAGCAATAATAATGTCGGTAAGCGATGTAATAGTTACATTGAATAGTAGTACTCTAAGAAGATATGAGCCGAAAATTCCAGAATATATGGAGAAGCACATCACTATAGACCCAGTATGCGGAATGGAGGTTGATCCAAGTCAAGCTTACGGGAAAATCGAGTACAAAGGTATAACAATATACTTCTGCTCACAAGAATGCCAAGAAAAGTTTAAGAGAAACCCAGAAAAATACTTCTCAAAACTATTGAAGAATGAAAGCCAGGCTTAA